CACTTCGTCGAGGTCCGAGGGGCCTTCCAGGAACGAGGAGATGGCCGTCCGCTGGGCGGGGCTCAGGGGCCGCACCTGGGCGAGGTGATCGACGAAGACGCGGTAGCCCTTGTCGGTCGGGACGCGCCCGGACGACGTATGCGGGGCGACGATGAGGTCTTCGTCTTCGAGCAGGGCCATGTCGTTGCGAATGGTGGCGGCGGAGACGCCGAAGGCGTGACGCTCGACGATCGCCTTGCTGCCGACGGGTTCGCGCGTGTCGACGTAGTCCTGCACGATGGCGCGCAGCACCTGCAATCCGCGTTCGCTGACCATGACACCCCCTCCGTCGGCCTGCCGACACCCCTGGCACTCGTGGGATTCGAGTGCCAATTCTATCGGAACACCCTCGACGTCGGACGGCCGGGTCACGGCATGTCAGGCCGTGAGCGTGCGAACGACGTGGTCGGCCAGGAGTCGGCCGCGCCGGGTGAGCCGCACCCGATCGACGGTGTGTGGTTCGACCAGGCCGTCCGCCACGAGCCCAGGGAGGGCGGCACTCGCGCCCGACGGGAGGGATGAGGTGGCGAGACCCTCGTGGGTGCGGACGCCGAGGAGAACCGCCTCGAGGAGCCGGGAGGACGGCGACAGGACCTCGCGCCCCGCCGCGGGGGACAGGCCCTCGGCGAGCCGTTGGGCGTAGGCGGCCGGATGACGCACGTTCCAGAAGCGGGTTCCGGCGACGTGGCCGTGCGCGCCGGGGCCGAACCCCCACCAGTCGCTCCCCCGCCAGTAGGCGGCGTTGTGGCGGCAGCGATCGGCGGGGGTCCGAGCCCAGTTGGACACCTCGTACCACGCCATCCCTGCCGCGGTGAGCAGATCGTCTGCGAGCTCGTACATCTCCGCCTGCAGATCGTCGTCGGGCAGGGCGAGTTCCCCCCGTCGGATGCGGCGGGCCAGCGCCGTCCCGTCCTCGACGATGAGGGCGTAGGCGGACAGGTGGTCGGGGTCGAGTGCGATCGCCGTCTCGAGCGACGTGCGCCAGTCGGCCAGTGATTCCCCCGGAGCGCCGTAGATCAGGTCGATGCTGACGCCGAGCCCGGCCTCGCGGGCGGCGGCCACGGCTGTTGCCACCGCGCCGGTGCGGTGCGAGCGATCCAGCGTCGCCAGGACGTGGGGAACAGCGGACTGCATGCCGATCGAGAGCCTGGTCACCCCGGCCTCCGCGAGGCGGCGTGCGACCTCCTCGTCGACGGTGTCGGGGTTGGCCTCCACCGTCACTTCGGGATCGACGGCTCCCGGGAACGCCGCACGCACGCCGTCGAGCATGCGCACCAGGTCGTCGGCGGGAAGAAGGGTGGGTGTGCCCCCGCCGAAGAACACCGTCTCGACCGGTCGCAGCCGCCCGGACTCAGACAGCACGCGGCGGGCGAGCTCCACTTCGCGCAGCAGGGTCTCGGCGTAATCATCCTGCCTGGCGCCGCGCAGCTCGGTCGCGGTGTAGGTGTTGAAGTCGCAGTACCCGCAGCGCACCCGACAGAAGGGGATGTGCAGATAGGCGCCGAAGGGCACCGCCGGATCGATCACCGTGCCGGCAGGCAGCGAGCCGTCGGCCGGGGCGGGTTCACCGACGGGAAGTGCAGCTCCCACGCTCAGGCGGGGGTGGCGTACAGCGGGGAGATGGCACGCAGGTAGCGGGTGAACAGTTCGCGGCGCCGGCGCCGGGTGAGGGCGGGGAAGAGCCGGTAAAGCAGCGCCTGCGGCGCGTCGAAGGCGCGGACCGTGAACCAGACCTCGTCGTTGTCGTGCCACTCGAGCATGAACGATTCCTCGCCGCTGACGACCGACCCCTGCACCGTGCCGAGGGCGAAGCCGATGCGTCGGGGTTCCTCGACCGCGAAGATGACCCGGAGTTCGCCGTCGGCGCGCATTCCGGCGACCCGGCCGCCCAGGTGAACGGTCGCGCCGGCGGTGACGAAGGGGGTGCCGTCGGAGTCGTAGCGCTGCTCGACCTCGAGCTTGCTCGGGGCGATCGGCGCGCCGTTCTCGTCGAAGCTCACGCCGGCGTACATCGGGCCGGCGGCGGGACGGACGTCGGTCAGTTCGAGACCCGCTCCGCGCTGAGCGCTCCACGACAGCAGCGACTCGCCGGCTGCGCGGAACCGATCCTCCCCGCTGCCGATCCGCCAGGACTCCTCGGCCGGGATGCTCCGCTCCGGCGGGAAGTGCATGAGATCGGCGGCTTGCGTCGCCCCGACGGCGGCGTAGTCGACCGTGTCATCCCTGAAGGTTCCGCGGCGCATGGCTGACAGCCTACTTCTGCTTCCCCTCGACATCCCCCGAGAGTGCGGCGATGAAGGCCTCCTGCGGCACCTCGACGCGACCGACCATCTTCATGCGCTTCTTGCCTTCCTTCTGCTTCTCGAGCAGTTTGCGCTTCCGGGTGATGTCACCGCCGTAGCACTTCGCCAACACGTCCTTGCGGATCGCGCGGATGTTCTCCCTCGCGATGATCCGCGCGCCGATGGCAGCCTGGATCGGAACCTCGAACTGCTGACGCGGAATGAGCTTGCGCAGTCGCTCGGTCATCATGGTGCCGTAGGCGTAGGCCTTCTCCCGGTGCACGATCGAGCTGAAGGCATCCACCTTCTCGCCCTGGAGCAGGATGTCGACTTTCACGAGGTCTGCGGTCTGCGAGCCGGCGGGCTCGTAGTCCAGGCTCGCGTAGCCCTGCGTGCGGCTCTTGAGGTGGTCGAAGAAGTCGAAGACGATCTCACCGAGGGGCATGTTGTAGCGAAGCTCCACCCGGTCTTCGCTGAGATAGTCCATACCCAGCAGTGCTCCCCGGCGGGATTGGCAGAGCTCCATGACGGTTCCGACGTAGTCCTTCGGAAGCAGGATGCCGACTTTCACGATGGGCTCGGACACCTCCGCCACCCGACCGTCGGGGTACTCGCTGGGGTTGGTCACCGAGATGGTCTCGCCGGTGTCGGTGTGCACCTCGTACGTGACGGAGGGGGCGGTGGTGATGAGGTCGAGTCCGAACTCGCGCGACAGCCGTTCGGTGATGATCTCCAGGTGCAGCAGACCCAGGAACCCGCAGCGGAAACCGAAGCCCAGCGCCACAGAGGTCTCGGGCTCGTACTGCAGCGAGGCGTCGGAGAGCTTGAGCTTGTCGAGGGCCTCGCGAAGCTCGGCGTAGTCGCTGCCGTCGATCGGGTAGATGCCGGAGAACACCATCGGCTTGGGATCGGTGTATCCGGGGAGCGCCTCGGTCGCGGGCTTGCGCTGATCGGTGATCGTGTCACCGACCTTGGACTGCCGGACGTCCTTGACGCCGGTGATGAGGTACCCCACCTCACCGACGCCGAGGCCGCGGGTCGGAATCGGCTCGGGGCTG
The Microbacterium sp. SLBN-154 DNA segment above includes these coding regions:
- the hemW gene encoding radical SAM family heme chaperone HemW is translated as MGAALPVGEPAPADGSLPAGTVIDPAVPFGAYLHIPFCRVRCGYCDFNTYTATELRGARQDDYAETLLREVELARRVLSESGRLRPVETVFFGGGTPTLLPADDLVRMLDGVRAAFPGAVDPEVTVEANPDTVDEEVARRLAEAGVTRLSIGMQSAVPHVLATLDRSHRTGAVATAVAAAREAGLGVSIDLIYGAPGESLADWRTSLETAIALDPDHLSAYALIVEDGTALARRIRRGELALPDDDLQAEMYELADDLLTAAGMAWYEVSNWARTPADRCRHNAAYWRGSDWWGFGPGAHGHVAGTRFWNVRHPAAYAQRLAEGLSPAAGREVLSPSSRLLEAVLLGVRTHEGLATSSLPSGASAALPGLVADGLVEPHTVDRVRLTRRGRLLADHVVRTLTA
- a CDS encoding DUF1990 family protein encodes the protein MRRGTFRDDTVDYAAVGATQAADLMHFPPERSIPAEESWRIGSGEDRFRAAGESLLSWSAQRGAGLELTDVRPAAGPMYAGVSFDENGAPIAPSKLEVEQRYDSDGTPFVTAGATVHLGGRVAGMRADGELRVIFAVEEPRRIGFALGTVQGSVVSGEESFMLEWHDNDEVWFTVRAFDAPQALLYRLFPALTRRRRRELFTRYLRAISPLYATPA
- the lepA gene encoding translation elongation factor 4 yields the protein MSPRAHQPLEPSATPPELIRNFCIIAHIDHGKSTLADRMLQITGVVSDRDMRAQYLDRMDIERERGITIKSQAVRMPWATDAGTFALNMIDTPGHVDFTYEVSRSLAACEGAILLVDAAQGIEAQTLANLYLALENDLHIIPVLNKIDLPAADPEKYAAELAGLIGGDPGDVLRVSGKTGAGVEELLDRIVEQIPAPQGNADAPARAMIFDSVYDAYRGVVTYVRMIDGKLQPRERIQMMSTRATHELLEIGVSSPEPIPTRGLGVGEVGYLITGVKDVRQSKVGDTITDQRKPATEALPGYTDPKPMVFSGIYPIDGSDYAELREALDKLKLSDASLQYEPETSVALGFGFRCGFLGLLHLEIITERLSREFGLDLITTAPSVTYEVHTDTGETISVTNPSEYPDGRVAEVSEPIVKVGILLPKDYVGTVMELCQSRRGALLGMDYLSEDRVELRYNMPLGEIVFDFFDHLKSRTQGYASLDYEPAGSQTADLVKVDILLQGEKVDAFSSIVHREKAYAYGTMMTERLRKLIPRQQFEVPIQAAIGARIIARENIRAIRKDVLAKCYGGDITRKRKLLEKQKEGKKRMKMVGRVEVPQEAFIAALSGDVEGKQK